A genomic stretch from Penicillium digitatum chromosome 4, complete sequence includes:
- a CDS encoding Thiazole biosynthesis enzyme, giving the protein MVVTSNYRWSRGKLTPAFISLIILLTGLHHNNLKRTIISAIFESATVAPAGIKGKVIVSESVTATLTGQGQSNLLEQFGNKWDEFKFAPIRESQVSRAMTRRYFQDLDKYAESDVVIVGAGSCGLSTAYVLAKARPDLKIAIVEASVSPGGGAWLGGQLFSAMILRRPADAFLTELGVPFEEEPTNPNFVVVKHASLFTSTLLSKVLAFPNVKLFNATCVEDLITRPDGDDIRLAGVVVNWTLVTLHHDDHSCMDPNTINAPVIVSTTGHDGPFGAFCAKRLVSMNAIEKLGGMRGLDMNTAEDAIVKNTREVAKGLIIGGMELSEIDGFNRMGPTFGAMVMSGVKAAEETLRVFETRKRECCE; this is encoded by the exons ATGGTAGTTACATCTAATTACCGTTGGAGTCGCGGGAAACTCACTCC TGCTTTCATTTCCCTCATCATTCTATTGACTGGTTTACATCACAATA ATCTCAAACGGACAA TCATCT CTGCCATTTTTGAGTCTGCTACTGTTGCCCCGGCCGGCATCAAGGGCAAGGTCATCGTCTCCGAGTCGGTGACCGCCACTCTGACTGGTCAGGGCCAGTCCAACCTCCTTGAGCAGTTTGGCAATAAGTGGGACGAGTTCAAGTTCGCCCCGATCCGCGAGAGCCAAGTCTCGCGCGCCATGACCCGACGCTACTTCCAGGATCTGGACAAATACGCCGAGAGCGATGTTGTCATCGTCGGTGCCGGCTCCTGTGGTCTGAGCACTGCCTATGTACTCGCCAAGGCCCGTCCGGACCTGAAGATTGCCATCGTAGAGGCCTCTGTGTCGCCCG GCGGTGGTGCTTGGCTAGGTGGTCAGCTATTCAGCGCCATGATTCTCCGACGCCCTGCAGATGCCTTCCTGACCGAGCTTGGCGTGCCCTTCGAAGAAGAGCCCACGAACCCGAACTTTGTGGTCGTCAAGCACGCCTCGCTGTTCACATCGACGCTCCTGTCAAAGGTCCTCGCCTTCCCTAACGTCAAGCTCTTCAACGCAACCTGCGTCGAAGACCTGATCACCCGCCCAGACGGTGACGATATCCGCCTCGCCGGTGTCGTCGTCAACTGGACTCTCGTCACTCTCCACCACGACGACCACTCCTGCATGGACCCGAATACCATCAACGCCCCTGTTATCGTCAGCACTACTGGTCACGACGGACCGTTCGGTGCCTTTTGCGCTAAGCGTCTCGTCTCCATGAACGCTATTGAGAAGCTGGGCGGCATGCGTGGCCTTGACATGAACACGGCTGAGGACGCTATTGTTAAGAACACCCGTGAGGTCGCCAAGGGTCTTATCATTGGTGGTATGGAGCTGTCGGAGATCGATGGCTTCAACCGTATGGGCCCTACTTTTGGCGCTATGGTCATGAGTGGCGTTAAGGCTGCCGAAGAGACTCTGCGTGTCTTTGAGACTCGTAAGCGCGAGTGTTGCGAGTAA